A window from Leptospira meyeri encodes these proteins:
- the mreC gene encoding rod shape-determining protein MreC, with the protein MKWNRINQNDELFSLLFVFLFSFTSLIWNGNFMVRGIASFQGVGDFFSGSFDSFGSLIKSSYNKLESFERVREERDSCLNVMEEYRQLSKDVERLKAENAILRQELNFPLHLDYPTVRAEVLSVRLNAIYRTIIINKGSEEGIKPYMPVVARSLDEKGKFTEALVGKIIAVSKGSAVIQPIINSNFSMGVSIPGTNLWASLNGNSGRGTDVLLDYIDSGIVIDPKAIGNFPMGPNPPPNSAGTMFTEGFSKIGKAVFSSGGSGVFPPGIPVGTIIEEGPRNGSFKTAILRPFVEFDKLLHVIVLKKQPEKWREEWPAEKTIQIDGPYFGEIDFPKEKDYNKKGKEPEKRQGNFPSTFGTPQYTKPSVNTNVPDSTPTVPSSPSTQEGPKEVTP; encoded by the coding sequence ATGAAGTGGAATCGTATCAATCAAAATGACGAATTGTTTTCCCTACTCTTCGTATTCCTGTTTTCCTTTACTTCCCTAATTTGGAACGGCAACTTCATGGTAAGAGGGATTGCCAGCTTTCAGGGTGTAGGCGACTTTTTTTCTGGGTCTTTTGATTCCTTTGGATCATTGATCAAAAGCAGTTATAACAAACTAGAGTCTTTTGAAAGGGTCAGAGAAGAGCGCGATTCTTGTTTGAACGTCATGGAAGAATACCGTCAACTTTCCAAAGATGTAGAAAGATTGAAGGCTGAAAATGCCATCCTCAGACAAGAGTTAAACTTTCCTCTTCATTTAGATTATCCTACCGTAAGAGCAGAAGTACTGAGTGTTCGTTTGAATGCTATTTACAGAACAATCATCATCAACAAAGGTTCTGAAGAAGGAATCAAACCATATATGCCGGTTGTGGCAAGATCCCTCGATGAAAAAGGCAAATTCACAGAAGCTCTTGTTGGTAAAATCATCGCTGTTTCAAAAGGATCTGCCGTTATCCAACCCATCATCAATTCCAATTTTTCTATGGGAGTTTCCATTCCAGGAACAAACCTATGGGCATCGCTTAACGGAAACAGTGGTCGCGGAACCGATGTTTTGTTAGACTATATTGATTCAGGAATTGTAATCGATCCAAAAGCTATCGGAAATTTTCCGATGGGTCCCAATCCTCCTCCTAATTCAGCAGGCACAATGTTTACCGAAGGATTTAGTAAAATTGGTAAGGCTGTGTTTAGTTCTGGAGGATCAGGAGTTTTTCCACCTGGGATTCCGGTAGGTACCATCATTGAAGAAGGTCCAAGAAACGGGTCATTTAAAACTGCCATCTTACGTCCGTTTGTTGAATTTGATAAACTCTTACATGTTATCGTGTTAAAGAAACAACCAGAAAAATGGCGAGAAGAATGGCCGGCTGAAAAAACAATCCAAATTGACGGCCCATATTTTGGTGAGATTGATTTTCCAAAAGAAAAAGACTATAATAAAAAAGGAAAAGAACCTGAAAAAAGACAGGGAAACTTCCCTTCTACTTTCGGAACGCCTCAATACACAAAACCATCTGTGAATACAAATGTACCTGATTCCACACCAACTGTTCCATCTTCTCCTTCTACACAAGAAGGCCCTAAGGAGGTAACACCATGA
- a CDS encoding YqjF family protein — protein MKKEIEDILSYNDHRPWAMPNKKWFWYQEWNDVIFLHYKIEEEILRRFVPDFLELDSFEGTYWVSVVAFTMNQVQMRNSIPLQYFSNFHEVNLRTYVRNKDKPGVYFLSIEAEKLIPTVMAKILSGLPYEHSKIKRTPNLYLLSGDRSKLEIDFRITKKNESPKSIDLWLTERYCLFKDDPKNQNPLEIHHKPWELFVIDLKKIEIGYNKFNHYIDFNQPSLFHYSPGVKVVAWNQN, from the coding sequence ATGAAAAAAGAAATAGAAGATATACTATCATACAATGACCACAGGCCTTGGGCGATGCCAAACAAAAAATGGTTTTGGTACCAGGAATGGAATGATGTTATTTTTTTACATTATAAGATTGAAGAGGAAATACTTAGGAGATTTGTTCCCGATTTTTTAGAATTGGATTCTTTTGAAGGAACTTATTGGGTTTCAGTTGTGGCTTTTACAATGAATCAAGTTCAAATGAGAAACTCAATTCCTTTGCAATACTTTTCCAATTTTCATGAAGTGAATTTAAGGACCTATGTAAGAAATAAAGATAAACCAGGTGTATACTTCTTAAGTATTGAAGCGGAAAAGTTGATTCCGACTGTTATGGCAAAAATTTTATCTGGTTTGCCTTATGAACATTCCAAGATAAAAAGAACTCCTAATTTATATTTATTGTCTGGAGATCGAAGCAAGTTAGAGATTGACTTTCGAATAACAAAGAAAAATGAAAGTCCTAAAAGTATAGATTTATGGTTAACAGAAAGGTATTGTCTTTTTAAAGATGACCCAAAAAATCAAAACCCATTAGAGATTCATCATAAACCTTGGGAATTGTTTGTTATCGATTTAAAAAAAATAGAGATAGGCTATAACAAGTTTAATCACTATATAGATTTCAATCAACCTTCCTTATTTCATTATTCTCCAGGGGTAAAAGTGGTTGCATGGAATCAAAATTAG
- the mreD gene encoding rod shape-determining protein MreD, which yields MILDKLFIIIGLLLSHFLNGSNLFELGNAIRPDFMVIFVVFFALRKGPLYGLWLGFFGGLLTDTSLGGEIGGDNIVYYKIGLHSFSYAIIGYIVGKVMRSSYTENYISITIYILGFTFLSRLITYLLFLMFFHSNQSYSFLYVSLYNAFIGPALFFLFSWAFRLDADEVRQ from the coding sequence ATGATTTTAGATAAACTGTTTATCATTATAGGGCTGTTACTTTCCCACTTCTTAAATGGATCCAATTTATTCGAATTAGGAAATGCCATTCGACCAGACTTTATGGTCATCTTTGTTGTCTTTTTTGCTTTAAGGAAAGGTCCGCTCTATGGACTATGGCTTGGATTTTTTGGCGGGCTCCTCACTGACACTTCGTTAGGTGGCGAGATAGGCGGAGACAATATTGTTTATTACAAAATTGGACTCCATTCCTTTTCTTATGCCATCATCGGATACATTGTTGGAAAAGTAATGAGAAGTTCTTATACAGAGAACTATATTTCGATTACGATTTATATTCTAGGATTTACCTTTCTTTCGAGACTCATTACATATCTTTTATTTTTGATGTTCTTTCACTCGAACCAAAGTTATTCCTTTTTGTATGTTTCATTGTACAATGCATTCATTGGACCAGCGTTATTCTTTTTATTCTCTTGGGCATTTCGATTGGATGCAGATGAGGTTAGGCAATGA